One Ostrinia nubilalis chromosome 4, ilOstNubi1.1, whole genome shotgun sequence DNA window includes the following coding sequences:
- the LOC135071429 gene encoding ras-responsive element-binding protein 1-like isoform X2, which produces MTSTDTYQLKWHSHSSHLNGSVASLLRSERFTDVVLCTMDGSQIPAHKFILSSCSVYLSSLFEGQRAVTRMGGMLYVVLPSEISTKALKILVEYMYKGETTVSNEVLDTVLKAGEVLKIRGLWRQTDEAGGDSTPAERTTAPAERTATPTSTASANKPAVAKKADELQPKITVKRDDKLLKTFTPLQNQGGTRPMFIGPPKLVFIKTTEGGTQATLRPGGPKGQTILVAPAPTSSSDVSTLTTVTATTTPATMTVATTTIADDSPDEAPPPRILRRHVAERKYGKKQKTASNTDNEEAKEEDAQDNVSVSSKKSSQSTIETTTEVQIKDEPDWDASSIEEEERSIAEMFQAEMSVKTEPVEEMDIEEESLIYSPLACELCAEVFTVPAAWVRHVQAHARSSEPHSRKRKHRSPSDDTEETMALLRCDLCQKHFPNPGEWVRHIQSTHTESDGAQNKTCSHCKKTFPSNASMLIHMRTHTGERPFVCGLCNKGFNVKSNLLRHLRTLHDQLVSADEPGPSDVKRES; this is translated from the exons ATGACGTCGACGGACACGTACCAGTTGAAATGGCACTCGCACAGCTCGCACCTGAACGGCTCCGTGGCGTCTTTGCTGCGCTCGGAGCGGTTTACGGATGTGGTGCTGTGCACCATGGATGGGTCTCAAATCCCGGCGCACAAGTTCATCCTGAGCTCGTGCAGTGTGTATTTGAGCTCGCTGTTCGAGGGCCAGCGCGCCGTGACCCGGATGGGCGGCATGCTGTACGTGGTGCTCCCTTCAGAGATATCCACGAAGGCGCTGAAGATTCTCGTGGAATACATGTATAAAG GTGAAACAACCGTGTCAAATGAAGTCTTAGACACTGTACTTAAAGCAGGCGAGGTACTAAAGATCCGAGGCCTATGGAGGCAGACGGACGAGGCAGGCGGGGACTCCACCCCTGCGGAGAGGACCACAGCCCCCGCTGAGAGGACGGCCACTCCGACCAGCACGGCCTCTGCGAATAAACCAGCAGTCGCTAAGAAAGCAGACGAGTTGCAGCCGAAGATTACGGTGAAGAGGGATGACAAGCTGCTCAAGACCTTCACTCCTCTACAGAATCAGGGTGGTACTAG GCCCATGTTCATCGGCCCGCCTAAGCTGGTGTTTATCAAAACAACCGAAGGCGGCACCCAAGCGACGTTACGTCCCGGCGGACCCAAAGGCCAGACCATACTCGTGGCCCCGGCGCCTACGTCATCGTCTGACGTGTCCACACTGACCACTGTCACTGCTACCACCACACCAGCTACTATGACTGTAGCGACCACAACTATAGCCGATGACTCCCCCGATGAAGCGCCTCCGCCGAGGATATTGAGAAGGCATGTAGCGGAACGGAAATATGGGAAGAAACAAAAGACTGCAAGCAATACGGACAACGAGGAAGCCAAGGAGGAGGACGCTCAGGACAATGTTTCGGTATCGTCAA AAAAATCATCTCAAAGCACCATAGAAACAACAACCGAAGTGCAAATCAAAGACGAGCCAGACTGGGACGCCAGCAGCATAGAGGAGGAAGAGCGCTCCATCGCCGAGATGTTCCAGGCCGAGATGAGCGTCAAGACTGAACCCGTTGAGGAAATGGACATTGAGGAAGAGAGCTTG ATCTACAGCCCGCTGGCGTGCGAGCTGTGTGCGGAGGTGTTCACGGTGCCGGCCGCGTGGGTGCGCCACGTGCAGGCGCACGCGCGCTCCAGCGAGCCGCACTCGCGCAAGCGCAAGCACCGCTCGCCG AGCGACGACACCGAAGAGACAATGGCATTACTTCGCTGTGACCTCTGCCAGAAGCACTTCCCCAACCCCGGCGAGTGGGTGCGACATATCCAGAGCACGCACACTGAATCAG ACGGCGCGCAAAACAAGACTTGCTCGCACTGCAAGAAGACCTTTCCCTCCAACGCCTCCATGCTCATTCATATGCGCACGCACACAG GCGAGCGGCCCTTCGTGTGCGGGCTGTGCAACAAAGGCTTCAACGTGAAGTCGAACCTGCTTCGGCACCTGCGCACGCTGCACGACCAGCTCGTCAGCGCCGACGAGCCCGGGCCCTCCGACGTCAAGCGCGAGTCCTGA
- the LOC135088494 gene encoding NAD(P)H-hydrate epimerase, with protein sequence MLFLRLISGALLLRAANIWTGGVMASSGKLCSSARMKYLSQSEAAALDQELFNEYKFSVDQLMELAGLSVATAVARAYPPSSYGSALIVCGPGNNGGDGLVAARHMVLFGYSVAVYYPKRTPKPLYENLLEQCKRFGVKIVDDLPHPNDLKNEYKLLVDALFGFSFKPPVREELRPALDALIDGALPVCSVDIPSGWDVERGPGSDRALKPAMLISLSAPKLCAKPEILDNAKHFLGGRFLPPGIVSKYNLTLPSYPDQDQVVQLSC encoded by the exons atgttattccTGAGACTTATTAGCGGTGCTCTTCTG TTGCGTGCAGCCAATATCTGGACTGGTGGCGTCATGGCAAGCAGCGGGAAACTCTGCAGCAGTGCAAGGATGAAGTACTTATCGCAATCGGAGGCGGCAGCGCTGGATCAAGAGTTGTTCAATGAATACAAGTTCAGCGTTGATCAGTTGATGGAACTGGCTGGTTTGAGCGTTGCTACAGCTGTAGCGAGGGCCTATCCTCCTTCCTC atATGGCTCAGCCCTTATTGTATGTGGACCAGGCAATAATGGAGGGGATGGCTTAGTGGCTGCTAGACACATGGTTCTCTTTGGGTATTCCGTGGCAGTATATTACCCGAAACGTACACCTAAACCACTTTATGAAAACTTGCTAGAACAATGTAAAAGGTTTGGTGTTAAAATTGTGGATGATCTACCACACCCGAATGATTTGAAGAACGAATATAAACTGCTGGTAGAtgcattatttggttttagcttTAAACCACCAGTTAGAGAAGAATTGAGACCAGCTTTGGATGCCTTGATAGATGGTGCTTTACCTGTTTGCAG tgtGGACATACCTAGTGGATGGGATGTTGAAAGAGGACCAGGATCAGACCGTGCCCTGAAACCTGCAATGCTCATATCCCTCTCAGCTCCAAAGCTTTGTGCAAAACCAGAGATATTAGATAATGCTAAACATTTTCTTGGGGGCAGATTTCTGCCACCAGGCATAGTTTCTAAGTATAATTTGACCCTGCCATCTTACCCTGATCAGGACCAAGTAGTGCAACTTTCATGCTAA
- the LOC135088491 gene encoding transmembrane protein 115, with protein MAALRVFSRNLPYLRQQFSALLGNTSPSVKFICVVVIIGYILSFSDDVIDVLSVTPGYLLPPSFQLWSTFTFWFLEIHLWEVVIDIVTVGLCGKLIEPLWGQKEMMKFFLLTNVGVAFLTTFYYLVIFACTGQASYLFDIHVHGLAGYLAAVSVAVKQIMPDHLLIKTPLGKLTNRSLPLLLLIVAIILWAVGALEGTYPCMWGSGTILSWMYLRFWQKHSSGTRGDMAENFSFDNFFPTVLQPVVRGILGPPHRCLVRMGLCTQTPRRVHLALSPRGVSITMPGVEPQDMERRRQIALKALSERLSKTSEQTRQKNLSTKVNMETVRKMQQSHVIPQFSSEAAAQTPPAPAEATLVDLSTDPAVPAKQS; from the exons ATGGCTGCTCTCAGAGTGTTCAGCCGTAATTTACCGTATTTACGACAACAATTTTCCGCATTATTGGGAAACACGTCACCGTCAGTGAAATTCATATGTGTAGTTGTGATAATAGGGTACATTTTGTCATTTTCTGACGATGTAATAGACGTTCTCAGTGTAACTCCAGGGTATTTGTTGCCACCTTCTTTTCAACTGTGGTCCACTTTCACGTTCTGGTTTCTTGAAATACATTTGTGGGAGGTGGTCATCGATATCGTGACAGTAGGTCTGTGTGGGAAATTGATCGAGCCACTATGGGGTCAAAAAGAGATGATGAAGTTTTTCTTGTTGACGAACGTAGGTGTTGCGTTTCTGACTACGTTCTATTACTTGGTGATTTTCGCTTGCACTGGCCAGGCGTCGTACCTGTTCGACATTCACGTGCACGGGCTGGCCGGGTACTTGGCCGCGGTCAGCGTCGCTGTGAAGCAGATTATGCCAGATCACTTGTTGATAAAAACACCTTTAG GTAAACTCACAAACAGATCACTGCCTTTGCTGCTCCTAATCGTTGCAATAATCCTGTGGGCGGTGGGGGCCTTGGAAGGCACCTACCCGTGCATGTGGGGCAGCGGAACCATCCTGTCCTGGATGTACCTCAGGTTCTGGCAGAAGCACAGTAGTGGCACCAggggagatatggcagaaaacttTAGTTTTGACAA TTTCTTCCCAACGGTGCTACAACCGGTCGTGCGGGGCATCCTGGGCCCGCCGCACCGCTGCCTCGTGCGGATGGGGCTGTGCACGCAGACGCCGCGGCGAGTGCACCTCGCGCTGAGCCCTCGGGGAGTTAGTATTACTATGCCGGGGGTGGAGCCGCAAGATATGGAGAGGAGAAG ACAAATTGCACTCAAAGCATTGAGCGAGAGATTGTCGAAGACGTCCGAGCAGACGAGACAAAAGAACTTGTCAACAAAAGTGAATATGGAGACTGTGCGTAAAATGCAGCAGTCGCACGTGATTCCTCAGTTCTCGTCTGAAGCGGCCGCGCAaacgccgcccgcgcccgcggaaGCGACCCTCGTTGACCTCAGTACTGACCCCGCGGTGCCGGCCAAACAGTCATGA
- the LOC135088493 gene encoding proliferating cell nuclear antigen: MFEARLLRSSILKKVLEAIKDLLTQATFDCDDNGIQLQAMDNSHVSLVSLSLRADGFDKYRCDRNISMGMNLGSMSKILKCAGDKDTVTMKAQDNADTVTFVFESPNQEKVSDYEMKLMNLDLEHLGIPETEYSCTIRLPSAEFARICRDLSQFGESMVISCTKEGVKFSASGDIGSANIKLAQTASIDKEEEAVVIEMDEPVTLTFSCQYLNYFTKATSLSPQVQLSMSADVPLVVEYRIQDIGHIRYYLAPKIEEEDS, encoded by the exons ATGTTCGAAGCCAGACTTCTGCGTAGCTCCATCCTCAAGAAGGTCTTGGAAGCTATAAAAGATCTCCTCACTCAAGCCACATTTGATTGTGACGACAATGGAATACAATTACAG GCTATGGACAACTCTCACGTGTCTCTTGTGTCACTCTCGCTACGAGCAGATGGTTTTGATAAATACAGATGTGATAGAAACATTTCCATGGGCATGAATTTGGGAAG CATGTCCAAGATTCTCAAGTGCGCTGGAGACAAAGACACAGTCACAATGAAGGCACAGGACAATGCAGACACTGTCACATTTGTATTTGAGAGCCCCAACCAAGAAAAAGTGTCAGATTATGAAATGAAACTCATGAATTTGGATCTTGAGCACTTag GCATTCCTGAGACAGAGTACAGCTGTACAATTCGTCTGCCAAGTGCTGAATTTGCCAGAATCTGTCGTGATCTGTCCCAGTTTGGAGAGTCCATGGTCATATCTTGCACAAAAGAAG GGGTAAAATTCTCAGCATCAGGAGACATCGGGTCAGCAAACATCAAGTTGGCCCAGACTGCTTCCATTGACAAGGAGGAGGAGGCTGTGGTTATTGAGATGGACGAGCCAGTCACCCTCACCTTCTCATGCCAGTATCTCAACTACTTCACGAAAGCCACATCGTTAAGTCCACAG GTTCAGTTATCTATGTCAGCTGATGTACCACTAGTGGTAGAATACCGCATCCAGGATATTGGGCACATTCGTTACTACCTAGCACCGAAAATCGAAGAAGAAGACAGttga
- the LOC135071429 gene encoding zinc finger and BTB domain-containing protein 17-like isoform X1, which translates to MTSTDTYQLKWHSHSSHLNGSVASLLRSERFTDVVLCTMDGSQIPAHKFILSSCSVYLSSLFEGQRAVTRMGGMLYVVLPSEISTKALKILVEYMYKGETTVSNEVLDTVLKAGEVLKIRGLWRQTDEAGGDSTPAERTTAPAERTATPTSTASANKPAVAKKADELQPKITVKRDDKLLKTFTPLQNQGGTRPMFIGPPKLVFIKTTEGGTQATLRPGGPKGQTILVAPAPTSSSDVSTLTTVTATTTPATMTVATTTIADDSPDEAPPPRILRRHVAERKYGKKQKTASNTDNEEAKEEDAQDNVSVSSKKSSQSTIETTTEVQIKDEPDWDASSIEEEERSIAEMFQAEMSVKTEPVEEMDIEEESLIYSPLACELCAEVFTVPAAWVRHVQAHARSSEPHSRKRKHRSPSDDTEETMALLRCDLCQKHFPNPGEWVRHIQSTHTESELALSNNSAPPKRHNRFTDGAQNKTCSHCKKTFPSNASMLIHMRTHTGERPFVCGLCNKGFNVKSNLLRHLRTLHDQLVSADEPGPSDVKRES; encoded by the exons ATGACGTCGACGGACACGTACCAGTTGAAATGGCACTCGCACAGCTCGCACCTGAACGGCTCCGTGGCGTCTTTGCTGCGCTCGGAGCGGTTTACGGATGTGGTGCTGTGCACCATGGATGGGTCTCAAATCCCGGCGCACAAGTTCATCCTGAGCTCGTGCAGTGTGTATTTGAGCTCGCTGTTCGAGGGCCAGCGCGCCGTGACCCGGATGGGCGGCATGCTGTACGTGGTGCTCCCTTCAGAGATATCCACGAAGGCGCTGAAGATTCTCGTGGAATACATGTATAAAG GTGAAACAACCGTGTCAAATGAAGTCTTAGACACTGTACTTAAAGCAGGCGAGGTACTAAAGATCCGAGGCCTATGGAGGCAGACGGACGAGGCAGGCGGGGACTCCACCCCTGCGGAGAGGACCACAGCCCCCGCTGAGAGGACGGCCACTCCGACCAGCACGGCCTCTGCGAATAAACCAGCAGTCGCTAAGAAAGCAGACGAGTTGCAGCCGAAGATTACGGTGAAGAGGGATGACAAGCTGCTCAAGACCTTCACTCCTCTACAGAATCAGGGTGGTACTAG GCCCATGTTCATCGGCCCGCCTAAGCTGGTGTTTATCAAAACAACCGAAGGCGGCACCCAAGCGACGTTACGTCCCGGCGGACCCAAAGGCCAGACCATACTCGTGGCCCCGGCGCCTACGTCATCGTCTGACGTGTCCACACTGACCACTGTCACTGCTACCACCACACCAGCTACTATGACTGTAGCGACCACAACTATAGCCGATGACTCCCCCGATGAAGCGCCTCCGCCGAGGATATTGAGAAGGCATGTAGCGGAACGGAAATATGGGAAGAAACAAAAGACTGCAAGCAATACGGACAACGAGGAAGCCAAGGAGGAGGACGCTCAGGACAATGTTTCGGTATCGTCAA AAAAATCATCTCAAAGCACCATAGAAACAACAACCGAAGTGCAAATCAAAGACGAGCCAGACTGGGACGCCAGCAGCATAGAGGAGGAAGAGCGCTCCATCGCCGAGATGTTCCAGGCCGAGATGAGCGTCAAGACTGAACCCGTTGAGGAAATGGACATTGAGGAAGAGAGCTTG ATCTACAGCCCGCTGGCGTGCGAGCTGTGTGCGGAGGTGTTCACGGTGCCGGCCGCGTGGGTGCGCCACGTGCAGGCGCACGCGCGCTCCAGCGAGCCGCACTCGCGCAAGCGCAAGCACCGCTCGCCG AGCGACGACACCGAAGAGACAATGGCATTACTTCGCTGTGACCTCTGCCAGAAGCACTTCCCCAACCCCGGCGAGTGGGTGCGACATATCCAGAGCACGCACACTGAATCAG AATTGGCCCTTTCAAACAACAGTGCCCCACCAAAACGTCACAATCGTTTCACAGACGGCGCGCAAAACAAGACTTGCTCGCACTGCAAGAAGACCTTTCCCTCCAACGCCTCCATGCTCATTCATATGCGCACGCACACAG GCGAGCGGCCCTTCGTGTGCGGGCTGTGCAACAAAGGCTTCAACGTGAAGTCGAACCTGCTTCGGCACCTGCGCACGCTGCACGACCAGCTCGTCAGCGCCGACGAGCCCGGGCCCTCCGACGTCAAGCGCGAGTCCTGA